The Chaetodon auriga isolate fChaAug3 chromosome 22, fChaAug3.hap1, whole genome shotgun sequence genome contains a region encoding:
- the fbxo18 gene encoding F-box DNA helicase 1 isoform X1, whose product MEEAVKGKVKRRHLNAAECDELGRSAEGSNALTLPHAVKHGQGSRDPSRWLYPKTPTKRRKCAASSSGSPAGQQKGINDFFSVTRVISTSPHKSSQPRSSTHTNRLNGELFPKGEPEIAKEEEDDCVSMLAAAMTPEPEAEEDEVDDVSLLAAVMGPESKTKQEEVDYLEGMTAEMFGDDDEFDRCDSDIHKEDEEVEALPDAHYGLLGSSKVLLQPQGCIEDLPEELLRQVLCQVPAQDLYRNVSLACHRWRNIVQDSKFVPFKKQYYRYVMREQATELEILSVLRSSGITNPASSQHSIRYLVILMAQHKVGERVRPEDVLECVKKHRLFPQAEASIRLRIPDIQKHFNLSVEGPNPYAAMAVILILSESVADVQALVSLLSGCMSDTAITEYLSHMAMMLLALKRNDIQISNRLHYNIYYVLHLMENGPFSVGPGQSGRPQIHLTREQQLILSHDIQEDHVVKIVAFAGTGKTTTLVKYAEQRPHLRFLYVAFNKSVASEAQRRFPSNVDCKTVHALAFKDVGRSYHLHKKLTFSLKPFTLNSVLPEGRGGFIKAKVVTSTLNAFMASTDRTITTRHVPSTRATKNGHREEIDQHEKPLFVHDARTIWNKMMDLNETEEEAYYMTHDGYLKLWQLQIPKPQLSDRYDVLFIDEAQDCTPAIMDVLLSQSCGKILVGDPHQQIYTFKGAVNALHTADHTHIYYLTQSFRFGAEIAYVGATILNVCKSVQKILVGGKQKGGVCDETAENMTAAMSAGVSHCRGKTAILSRCNLSVFSEAVRLTDANPLCRIHFIGGVTGIGLNRILDIWQLMQDSREVSRGPGQQPKFIRDPLIRSFARRSQNPFWALKKYVTQTEDKELEAKLSIVEKYGSRIPELVMRLKSCYENDLNNADFIVGTVHKAKGLEFDTVMVSEGFTKVPSSRHNLHFNPYFSFANIPDDEWNLLYVAVTRAKTSLVITKTIRRILTVAGEYFLKSQMPSSLLKAGEPVPCIVTDCPNCVTPSSAFVMWKRQMKCTDGVSDGGPLCERCVWTRIGPTAFLMTDDVLSMAEMPRRLGPLDHHVMFLALF is encoded by the exons ATGGAGGAGGCTGTCAAAG GGAAAGTCAAAAGGAGGCACCTGAACGCAGCAGAGTGTGATGAACTGGGGCGAAGTGCAGAGGGCAGTAATGCCCTCACCCTGCCCCACGCCGTCAAGCATGGGCAAGGCAGCCGCGACCCCAGCCGGTGGCTTTACCCTAAGACACCCACCAAGCGACGGAAGTGTG CAGCATCCTCCTCAGGAAGTCCTGCTGGGCAACAGAAGGGCATCAATGACTTTTTCTCTGTGACAAGAGTCATCAGTACCAGTCCGCACAAATCCTCCCAGCCTCGgtcttccacacacacaaatcgaCTCAATGGAGAGCTTTTTCCAAAAGGAGAGCCAGAGATTgcgaaagaggaggaggatgactgtgtcagcatgttagctgcTGCAATGACACCAGAACCTGAAGCAGAGGAGGACGAGGTTGACgatgttagcctgttagctgcCGTGATGGGGCCAGAGTCTAAGAcaaagcaggaggaggtggattATCTGGAGggaatgacagcagagatgtttgGGGACGATGATGAATTTGACCGATGTGACAGTGACATTCACaaggaggacgaggaggtggAGGCCCTCCCTGACGCCCACTATGGGCTCCTGGGCAGCAGCAAGGTTCTGCTGCAGCCCCAGGGTTGCATAGAGGACCTTCCAGAGGAGTTGCTGAGGCAAGTACTGTGCCAGGTCCCCGCCCAGGATCTCTACCGCAATGTCAGCCTTGCTTGCCATCGCTGGAGAAACATCGTCCAAGACAGCAAG TTTGTCCCCTTCAAGAAACAATATTACCGCTACGTGATGAGGGAGCAGGCCACAGAACTGGAGATCCTCTCCGTCCTGAGGAGCAGTGGCATAACAAATCCAGCAtcatcacagcacagcataCGATACCTTGTTAT TTTAATGGCACAGCATAAGGTAGGAGAGCGGGTGAGACCGGAGGATGTTCTGGAGTGTGTTAAGAAACATCGCCTCTTTCCTCAGGCCGAAGCCTCTATAAGATTACGTATTCCTGACATTCAGAAGCACTTTAACCTCAGCGTGGAG GGTCCCAACCCTTACGCAGCCATGGCTGTCATACTGATCCTAAGTGAGAGTGTTGCTGACGTGCAGGCCTTGGTGTCTCTGCTCAGCGGCTGCATGTCAGACACCGCCATCACAGAGTACCTCAGCCACATGGCCATGATGTTGCTCGCCTTAAAGAGGAACGACATCCAGATTAGCAACAG GTTGCATTACAACATCTACTATGTACTTCACCTGATGGAGAACGGGCCCTTTTCTGTTGGCCCCGGTCAGAGCGG GCGGCCTCAGATCCACCTCACGCGTGAACAGCAGCTGATCCTCAGCCACGACATCCAGGAAGACCATGTGGTGAAGATCGTGGCTTTTGCAG GTACAGGCAAGACGACCACGCTGGTGAAGTACGCCGAGCAACGGCCACACCTCCGCTTCCTGTACGTGGCCTTCAACAAGTCGGTGGCCAGTGAGGCGCAGCGCCGCTTCCCCAGCAATGTAGACTGCAAGACTGTCCACGCATTGGCCTTCAAGGACGTCGGGAGGAG CTACCATCTTCATAAGAAGCTAACCTTCAGCCTGAAGCCGTTCACCCTCAACTCCGTTTTGCCTGAAGGCCGTGGCGGCTTTATCAAAGCCAAAGTGGTGACCTCAACTCTCAATGCCTTCATGGCTTCGACGGACCGGACTATCACCACTAGACACGTTCCCAGCACCCGTGCAACCAAGAACGGCCACAGGGAGGAAATAGACCAACATGAAAAACCA TTGTTTGTCCACGATGCGCGGACAATCTGGAACAAAATGATGGATCTcaatgagacagaagaagaagcctACTACATGACCCACGATG GTTACCTTAAGTTATGGCAGCTCCAAATCCCAAAGCCCCAGTTGTCTGACCGCTACGACGTCCTCTTCATCGATGAGGCCCAGGACTGCACGCCAG CCATCATGGATGTGCTTCTATCTCAGAGCTGTGGGAAAATCCTGGTTGGAGATCCTCATCAGCAGATCTACACCTTCAAAGGAGCTGTCAATGCCCTGCACACCGCGGACCACACGCACATCTACTACCTGACACAG AGCTTCCGGTTTGGTGCTGAAATTGCTTATGTGGGTGCCACCATCCTCAATGTGTGCAAGAGTGTGCAGAAGATTCTAGTGGGAGGAAAGCAAAAAG GGGGCGTGTGTGACGAGActgcagaaaacatgacagcagctATGAGCGCAGGTGTCAGCCATTGTCGGGGGAAGACGGCCATCTTGTCGAGATGCAatctcagtgtgttcagtgaagcTGTCCGGCTCACTGACGCCAACCCGCTCTGCCGGATCCACTTCATAGGA GGTGTCACAGGTATCGGCCTGAATCGGATCCTGGATATCTGGCAGCTGATGCAGGACTCAAGAGAGGTGAGCCGAGGGCCAGGCCAGCAACCAAAAT TTATCAGAGATCCCCTGATTCGCTCCTTCGCCAGGAGAAGTCAGAATCCCTTCTGGGCCCTGAAGAAGTACGTCACACAGACGGAGGACAaggagctggaggccaaactcaGCATCGTTGAAAAATATGGAAGTCGCATCCCTGAGCTGGTGATGCGCCTGAAAAGCTGCTATGAAAATGACCTCAACAACGCAG ACTTCATTGTGGGAACAGTCCACAAGGCCAAAGGTCTGGAGTTCGACACTGTGATGGTCTCCGAAGGCTTCACCAAGGTCCCTTCCTCGAGACACAACCTGCACTTCAATCCCTACTTCTCGTTCG CTAACATTCCTGATGATGAGTGGAACCTCCTGTATGTGGCGGTGACTCGTGCCAAGACCTCACTGGTCATCACTAAGACCATCCGTCGCATCCTCACAGTGGCTGGA GAATACTTCCTGAAGTCGCAGATGCCCAGCTCCTTGCTGAAGGCGGGCGAGCCTGTCCCGTGTATCGTCACAGACTGCCCCAACTGCGTCACGCCCAGCTCGGCCTTCGTCATGTGGAAACGACAGATGAAATGT ACGGATGGTGTGTCTGATGGAGGCCCGCtgtgtgagaggtgtgtgtggacTCGCATCGGGCCCACTGCCTTCCTCATGACTGACGACGTGCTCTCGATGGCCGAAATGCCCCGAAGACTCGGCCCGCTGGACCACCACGTGATGTTCCTGGCACTTTTTTAG
- the fbxo18 gene encoding F-box DNA helicase 1 isoform X2, translating to MEEAVKGKVKRRHLNAAECDELGRSAEGSNALTLPHAVKHGQGSRDPSRWLYPKTPTKRRKCASSSGSPAGQQKGINDFFSVTRVISTSPHKSSQPRSSTHTNRLNGELFPKGEPEIAKEEEDDCVSMLAAAMTPEPEAEEDEVDDVSLLAAVMGPESKTKQEEVDYLEGMTAEMFGDDDEFDRCDSDIHKEDEEVEALPDAHYGLLGSSKVLLQPQGCIEDLPEELLRQVLCQVPAQDLYRNVSLACHRWRNIVQDSKFVPFKKQYYRYVMREQATELEILSVLRSSGITNPASSQHSIRYLVILMAQHKVGERVRPEDVLECVKKHRLFPQAEASIRLRIPDIQKHFNLSVEGPNPYAAMAVILILSESVADVQALVSLLSGCMSDTAITEYLSHMAMMLLALKRNDIQISNRLHYNIYYVLHLMENGPFSVGPGQSGRPQIHLTREQQLILSHDIQEDHVVKIVAFAGTGKTTTLVKYAEQRPHLRFLYVAFNKSVASEAQRRFPSNVDCKTVHALAFKDVGRSYHLHKKLTFSLKPFTLNSVLPEGRGGFIKAKVVTSTLNAFMASTDRTITTRHVPSTRATKNGHREEIDQHEKPLFVHDARTIWNKMMDLNETEEEAYYMTHDGYLKLWQLQIPKPQLSDRYDVLFIDEAQDCTPAIMDVLLSQSCGKILVGDPHQQIYTFKGAVNALHTADHTHIYYLTQSFRFGAEIAYVGATILNVCKSVQKILVGGKQKGGVCDETAENMTAAMSAGVSHCRGKTAILSRCNLSVFSEAVRLTDANPLCRIHFIGGVTGIGLNRILDIWQLMQDSREVSRGPGQQPKFIRDPLIRSFARRSQNPFWALKKYVTQTEDKELEAKLSIVEKYGSRIPELVMRLKSCYENDLNNADFIVGTVHKAKGLEFDTVMVSEGFTKVPSSRHNLHFNPYFSFANIPDDEWNLLYVAVTRAKTSLVITKTIRRILTVAGEYFLKSQMPSSLLKAGEPVPCIVTDCPNCVTPSSAFVMWKRQMKCTDGVSDGGPLCERCVWTRIGPTAFLMTDDVLSMAEMPRRLGPLDHHVMFLALF from the exons ATGGAGGAGGCTGTCAAAG GGAAAGTCAAAAGGAGGCACCTGAACGCAGCAGAGTGTGATGAACTGGGGCGAAGTGCAGAGGGCAGTAATGCCCTCACCCTGCCCCACGCCGTCAAGCATGGGCAAGGCAGCCGCGACCCCAGCCGGTGGCTTTACCCTAAGACACCCACCAAGCGACGGAAGTGTG CATCCTCCTCAGGAAGTCCTGCTGGGCAACAGAAGGGCATCAATGACTTTTTCTCTGTGACAAGAGTCATCAGTACCAGTCCGCACAAATCCTCCCAGCCTCGgtcttccacacacacaaatcgaCTCAATGGAGAGCTTTTTCCAAAAGGAGAGCCAGAGATTgcgaaagaggaggaggatgactgtgtcagcatgttagctgcTGCAATGACACCAGAACCTGAAGCAGAGGAGGACGAGGTTGACgatgttagcctgttagctgcCGTGATGGGGCCAGAGTCTAAGAcaaagcaggaggaggtggattATCTGGAGggaatgacagcagagatgtttgGGGACGATGATGAATTTGACCGATGTGACAGTGACATTCACaaggaggacgaggaggtggAGGCCCTCCCTGACGCCCACTATGGGCTCCTGGGCAGCAGCAAGGTTCTGCTGCAGCCCCAGGGTTGCATAGAGGACCTTCCAGAGGAGTTGCTGAGGCAAGTACTGTGCCAGGTCCCCGCCCAGGATCTCTACCGCAATGTCAGCCTTGCTTGCCATCGCTGGAGAAACATCGTCCAAGACAGCAAG TTTGTCCCCTTCAAGAAACAATATTACCGCTACGTGATGAGGGAGCAGGCCACAGAACTGGAGATCCTCTCCGTCCTGAGGAGCAGTGGCATAACAAATCCAGCAtcatcacagcacagcataCGATACCTTGTTAT TTTAATGGCACAGCATAAGGTAGGAGAGCGGGTGAGACCGGAGGATGTTCTGGAGTGTGTTAAGAAACATCGCCTCTTTCCTCAGGCCGAAGCCTCTATAAGATTACGTATTCCTGACATTCAGAAGCACTTTAACCTCAGCGTGGAG GGTCCCAACCCTTACGCAGCCATGGCTGTCATACTGATCCTAAGTGAGAGTGTTGCTGACGTGCAGGCCTTGGTGTCTCTGCTCAGCGGCTGCATGTCAGACACCGCCATCACAGAGTACCTCAGCCACATGGCCATGATGTTGCTCGCCTTAAAGAGGAACGACATCCAGATTAGCAACAG GTTGCATTACAACATCTACTATGTACTTCACCTGATGGAGAACGGGCCCTTTTCTGTTGGCCCCGGTCAGAGCGG GCGGCCTCAGATCCACCTCACGCGTGAACAGCAGCTGATCCTCAGCCACGACATCCAGGAAGACCATGTGGTGAAGATCGTGGCTTTTGCAG GTACAGGCAAGACGACCACGCTGGTGAAGTACGCCGAGCAACGGCCACACCTCCGCTTCCTGTACGTGGCCTTCAACAAGTCGGTGGCCAGTGAGGCGCAGCGCCGCTTCCCCAGCAATGTAGACTGCAAGACTGTCCACGCATTGGCCTTCAAGGACGTCGGGAGGAG CTACCATCTTCATAAGAAGCTAACCTTCAGCCTGAAGCCGTTCACCCTCAACTCCGTTTTGCCTGAAGGCCGTGGCGGCTTTATCAAAGCCAAAGTGGTGACCTCAACTCTCAATGCCTTCATGGCTTCGACGGACCGGACTATCACCACTAGACACGTTCCCAGCACCCGTGCAACCAAGAACGGCCACAGGGAGGAAATAGACCAACATGAAAAACCA TTGTTTGTCCACGATGCGCGGACAATCTGGAACAAAATGATGGATCTcaatgagacagaagaagaagcctACTACATGACCCACGATG GTTACCTTAAGTTATGGCAGCTCCAAATCCCAAAGCCCCAGTTGTCTGACCGCTACGACGTCCTCTTCATCGATGAGGCCCAGGACTGCACGCCAG CCATCATGGATGTGCTTCTATCTCAGAGCTGTGGGAAAATCCTGGTTGGAGATCCTCATCAGCAGATCTACACCTTCAAAGGAGCTGTCAATGCCCTGCACACCGCGGACCACACGCACATCTACTACCTGACACAG AGCTTCCGGTTTGGTGCTGAAATTGCTTATGTGGGTGCCACCATCCTCAATGTGTGCAAGAGTGTGCAGAAGATTCTAGTGGGAGGAAAGCAAAAAG GGGGCGTGTGTGACGAGActgcagaaaacatgacagcagctATGAGCGCAGGTGTCAGCCATTGTCGGGGGAAGACGGCCATCTTGTCGAGATGCAatctcagtgtgttcagtgaagcTGTCCGGCTCACTGACGCCAACCCGCTCTGCCGGATCCACTTCATAGGA GGTGTCACAGGTATCGGCCTGAATCGGATCCTGGATATCTGGCAGCTGATGCAGGACTCAAGAGAGGTGAGCCGAGGGCCAGGCCAGCAACCAAAAT TTATCAGAGATCCCCTGATTCGCTCCTTCGCCAGGAGAAGTCAGAATCCCTTCTGGGCCCTGAAGAAGTACGTCACACAGACGGAGGACAaggagctggaggccaaactcaGCATCGTTGAAAAATATGGAAGTCGCATCCCTGAGCTGGTGATGCGCCTGAAAAGCTGCTATGAAAATGACCTCAACAACGCAG ACTTCATTGTGGGAACAGTCCACAAGGCCAAAGGTCTGGAGTTCGACACTGTGATGGTCTCCGAAGGCTTCACCAAGGTCCCTTCCTCGAGACACAACCTGCACTTCAATCCCTACTTCTCGTTCG CTAACATTCCTGATGATGAGTGGAACCTCCTGTATGTGGCGGTGACTCGTGCCAAGACCTCACTGGTCATCACTAAGACCATCCGTCGCATCCTCACAGTGGCTGGA GAATACTTCCTGAAGTCGCAGATGCCCAGCTCCTTGCTGAAGGCGGGCGAGCCTGTCCCGTGTATCGTCACAGACTGCCCCAACTGCGTCACGCCCAGCTCGGCCTTCGTCATGTGGAAACGACAGATGAAATGT ACGGATGGTGTGTCTGATGGAGGCCCGCtgtgtgagaggtgtgtgtggacTCGCATCGGGCCCACTGCCTTCCTCATGACTGACGACGTGCTCTCGATGGCCGAAATGCCCCGAAGACTCGGCCCGCTGGACCACCACGTGATGTTCCTGGCACTTTTTTAG